The Triticum aestivum cultivar Chinese Spring chromosome 3A, IWGSC CS RefSeq v2.1, whole genome shotgun sequence genome includes a region encoding these proteins:
- the LOC123057840 gene encoding protein tas yields MAMPTFHLAPDLPPVSRLCLGTMTMGEQSGPPESLRLLDAAFDAGVNFFDSAEMYPVPQRAETHGRSEELVGRWLRARRVPRDSVVLATKVAGPSGQMTWIRGGPVALDSRNITEAIDTSLRRLGVDYIDLYQIHWPDRYVPMFGETDYDPSRQYASIPMEEQLEALGKGVEAGKIRYIGLSNETAYGLMKFLQLSRDFQLRSKILTVQNSYNLLCRNFDAGLAECCHHERISLLAYSPMAMGILSGKYHSSDDSGPPDARMNLFKGRYSEGESRYNLQNPKLESAVKEYRRIGVKYGILPSILAVAFVLRHPLVGSAVFGATKLWQLKEVLQATRVHLCEEILAEINDVHARFPDPCP; encoded by the exons ATGGCAATGCCCACCTTCCACCTCGCCCCCGACCTGCCGCCCGTGTCCCGCCTCTGCCTCG GGACCATGACGATGGGGGAGCAAAGCGGGCCGCCGGAATCGCTCCGCCTCCTCGACGCCGCCTTCGACGCCGGCGTCAACTTCTTCGACTCCGCCGAGATGTACCCGGTGCCGCAGCGCGCGGAAACGCACGGGCGCAGCGAGGAGCTCGTCGGCCGGTGGCTGCGGGCCCGGCGGGTCCCCCGCGACAGCGTGGTGCTCGCCACCAAG GTCGCCGGGCCGTCTGGTCAGATGACGTGGATCCGTGGCGGGCCGGTGGCTCTCGACTCCAGGAACATCACGGAAGCAATCGATACCAG TTTGCGCCGATTGGGTGTGGATTACATCGACCTCTACCAGATACATTGGCCCGATCG TTATGTTCCTATGTTTGGAGAGACGGACTACGATCCGAGCCGTCAGTACGCGTCTATACCCATGGAAGAACAGCTAGAGGCGCTTGGAAAAGGCGTAGAGGCTGGAAAG ATCAGGTACATTGGCCTTAGCAACGAAACAGCATATGGGTTGATGAAGTTCCTTCAGCTGAGTAGGGATTTTCAGCTGCGCTCCAAGATACTAACAGTCCAA AACTCGTATAACCTGCTGTGTCGCAATTTTGATGCTGGGTTGGCGGAATGTTGCCATCACGAGAG AATCAGTTTGCTGGCCTACAGCCCAATGGCAATGGGTATACTTTCAGGGAAGTATCACTCATCTGATGACAGCGGACCGCCAGATGCAAGGATGAATCTTTTCAAAG GAAGATACTCCGAGGGTGAATCCAGATACAATCTGCAGAACCCCAAGCTGGAATCGGCAGTGAAG GAATATAGAAGAATTGGCGTCAAGTATGGCATTTTGCCATCAATCCTAGCAGTTG CATTTGTACTGAGACACCCCCTCGTGGGCTCAGCTGTTTTCGGTGCTACTAAATTATGGCAGCTCAAGGAAGTTCTTCAGGCCACAAGGGTCCATCTCTGTGAAGAAATTTTGGCGGAGATCAATGATGTACATGCAAGATTTCCCGATCCTTGTCCATAA